Part of the Rhizoctonia solani chromosome 2, complete sequence genome is shown below.
CTTGAGGCGATTCCGGTAGTCGTTGGTCCTTGTCCTTTGCTCCAAGTTTGGCCCTGGCCTTACTGGTCGTGGCCTCACTCCCCGAGTCTACACCGATACCCGAATCTCGTAAATTACTACGTCTTGGTTTCGTTGCGGGCTGAGGAATGACAATGCGGCTGTCGTCACTGTTCGAGTCCGAGACGGTGACGGTTGGTCGCGACGCTCTTGAACGTCCTCTATAATCAGATATCGAGGCCGAAGACCGGGGTCGAGGCTGAGAAGATCCAGGACGCTGTGGGGTTGGCTCCGAAGCCGAAGAATCCTCGCGCTGAATCCCGGGGTTCAACCTCGGCGAGGCCTGGGGTTCCGACATGGACGACGGGGCACAATCCGATGATTCAGAATGAACATTTGGGCGAGACGATGGCCGTTTAGATTTCGAGCTGGACGCTGTGGGTTGAGGCCTAGCCCATTCGGGAAGTTGGGCCCAGGAACTAGATGTACGTATTTCGCTTGTCGCGCGGTTAAACtcggcggtggcaagctaatAATGACGCACTTCAATCCCGATTTGGGTTGAGATGAACAGGATGAGACGTACCTCTGCCTTGAGCCGAGCAACTTCCTTCTCTAGTCTCTTGTTCTCCTTGACTGCGCTGTCGTATGCAGCAATGGCCTCTCCGCGGGACATTTTGGATGAATTAGAGGTTTCGGTCCCACTGTCGGGTGCCTCTGAGTTTACACTCTTGCTCAGGTTTCGTTTGAGTTCGACATCTCGCAATTCCACCATGGCCTCCAGCCTCGCTATCTTTCTCTCCGATTCATCCCGGTCCCTACCAGCCTGAGACCGAATAACATCGAGCTGGGTAGTCAATGCAGTAACAAGTGCGGTTGTGTAGGCCGACGAGTCAGATGGTGAATCGTATTTACTTCTACGGCCTGGTGCTCCAGGGCGAGCTCGAGGAGGGGAGAGTGGGATGGGGAGATGAAGGTTTGAGTGTGCGAGAACCTTGTAATCATTGGCTGCGCCAACTGTAACCAATCAAGTAAGCAAGCGACCAAATATTATATAATTAACCTTACCTTTTTCGACCACCAACTCTAGCACTGAGGTCATTTCAGCCAAGTCTTCGTTGGCTGCGTTACGCTCGTACTCGAGCCGCCGTGCGCGTGCAGCCAATTTGTCATAGGACTCTTGGAACGAAGCGATCTCGGATGCATGAGTCAGGTTCTGGGAGTCGAGGGTATCAAGTGCAACGAGTAATCGGGCCTGGAGCTGTGTTGCATGGGCAGTGAGTGTTGCCAGTTGGTTGGCCTACATGATCATCAGCGGCAATCCATATCAGTCCTGCCTATACCTACACTTTGTTTCCCTAAAGAGCACGACATCTCCCTCTTCTGTGTTTgtttaataatcaaaaatgtCAATAATTTAGCCGTCGTTCAACTTGGCATCCCCAGAGGCGGCGGTTTGTTGGATGAGTGTCACGTGTGATTGAGCTTCATGTCACGCGATCTGACCGCTTTTGGAGTAGTATGATTTGCAAAAGGTGATGTCTCACGTGACATCTCTGATGCTGCGACGGTTTCCGTTTGTGATTAGCCGCAATATCCGAATGGGAAAGAAGTCCAAAGCCCCTAAGCTGCCCGAGACCTGTCTCGATGTTCCGCAGGTGGGATCGCTGGCCGGTATTCAAGGTAGATAATGTGCTAGTAAATGTGTATATTTAATGCTAATTGGTGCCAGTTACCCCCATCTATGACACACATACTCATTTACACTCCACATTCGAGGCCTACCGCAAGGAATACCCTGAAGGCCGATACACAACGATACCAGAATTTGTAAAAGGATACTACACACGAGCCACTGAACAAAGCCAATCCATCCATATTCCCGTAAAATCCCTTGTCGACGTATGGTGCGAGGCTCCTATTCTCAAGGAATGGCGTACGTTGGCAGATTCAGCCCTGACCCCCGAGTCACGCGCAGAGAAGTGGGGAGATATTGAGTATCATTTTGTCATGGGTGAGTACTCCCGTACGGCTCGTCAATAAAACTAATTGGCACCCAGGCGTACATCCGTGAGTCATACGCCACAGTATTGGAATAGTGCATTGAGCCTTGATAGTCACGAGGCACAATACTACAACGATGAAGTAGAAGCTGAGCTGTGAGTAATTTCTCACATGCAGTGGCTTGTCCGTAACGTTTCGTAGGCTGGAGGCCATGAAGCATCCACGGAATGTAGGCCTGGGAGAGATAGGACTTGACTATCACTATAATAACTCGCCTCAAGATGTCCAGAAAGAAGTGCTAGTTCGGCAAATCAAGTGAGTGAATCGTAGGTGGGTATGTTATACTACTAAATTGATTCAGGCACGCTATCAATCTTGGAAAACCGCTCACCATCCATACACGAGAAGCCGATGATGATATTTGGGATATCCTTTCTAACAATGTTCCAAAGGACTGGAAGGTATTATGCTCCTCCATGCTGCTATTTTTCTACTAACGCATCCCAGATCCATATTCACTGTTTCACTGACTCTCCAGTTCTCGCCAAAAAACTCCTGGACCATTTCCCAAACTTGTACATCGGAATAACCGGTACGGCATACAATCTTGCTCGCACACTTTGAATTTGACTCGTTCACGTCCTTTAGGTGTTATAACATACTCAACCAACGAGAACACGGCTGCCGTCGTTCGGATGCTCGCTACTTCTGCACCGGTCGACCCATCTCGGTCTCCATTGCGAATTTTGCTCGAGACCGACGCACCATATATGGTCCCCGCTAATTTGACCAAACACCAGCAGCAGACGATGGGGCTTAAGTCCAATGCGCGGTATCTTACATCTTATATTCTTCTCGGAATATCACTAATGAACTGGAAATAGAATGCCGCTCTGTCACGCGGGGATGATCCCATGGACAGCGGAATTTGTTGCAAGTGCAGCAAACCAGGGTGTCGTAGACCAGGTAGTCAAGGAAGTAGAAAACGGTGGAGTAAAAGAGGTAGAAGGTGCTTCGGAGGCTAGCGACAAGAAAGTATGGACGGCCGCGGAGGTGATGAAGATCGCGAGGGAGAATGCTAAACATGTTTATGGAGTTTGAATCTAGAGCACGTCTTGGTGAGATAGATCTTGTCTTTGACTCTTGAAACGAATAGAGTTTGGGTACAGTTCACTTGTGCGCGAGACAAGAGTGCCTAGAAATTTTGTGTGATGGAACCATATTCTATCGTACAGCCTTATGGATTTCGTTGAAGTCCCATTTCATGTACATGTCATTTGGATCTGATACGTGCGCTATCGACCCGAGCATTAGTCTGCTCTAACCACGCTGCTTCAACTTGGGCCTAATTATCAGTGTTCAAGAACGTGTCAAGACTCAGCTTGTATTGAAGCGTAACCAAGGGCAAGTAGGCTCGAATTCTAAACTTGAGAGGGCTTCAAGTCTTGGCAAACCACTCCAGTGTTTTCTTTGCTGCATCTTGTATCCTTTTTGTTAGATGTGCGGCGCGCCAGCGCCGTCACGTGATCGTATGGTCCTCGACAGTCGAGGCTCTCTACCCCTATTCCATTCAGGGGGTCTATATATTCTTGTATCGACTACCTTGTTCCTGCACGCTCGTCTCCTACCGTACTGAGACGTCCCGTGCAGGTGTTAGACATCTGACACTTTTCTGTATTTGTCTAGGACTTTCTATCGGAAATACGCTGCATCATTGGGTTGGACTATTTCCATGATATCCTAGGAAGAACCTGCAGGTTGTCTACTAATCGATCATGCATCAGGATCACAAAGTCCAGGGTACACTCGTGGTATGCAATTGCATTTATCAGAGAAGGGGGCGGCCTTCGTGTATGTGCTATAAATACATACATGCGTCCACTATCGATTGAAACGTGACTGACCACTCAAATGAAGTTGAATCGACGTGGTTAATGTATAGGATTTGCGGCATGTGCTCGCGAGCTAGTATGTACTATGGAGACTCCGACCGAAGCCAACCCTATAAATTGCAAGAAGAATAGTGAGTATGAGAAGCTCGGCTTTACGACCACCGAAAATATGCAGATATTTTGCAACCTGCAAGTACCTCTTTTTTGACAACACCCATCTCTaacgccccccccccctccacaTATATCTCGAAGCTGGCATGACCTGTTCATTAAAGTTTCATGAAATCAAGTCATCCTCTTGAAAAGGCGCACCAGCCTATCTGGGATTACAGGGGACCTAATAACTTTACCTAATTTATAGGTTTAATCTCATATACTTGCGTTATGCGTATCGCGAAGATTGCGCCATTTTATCCAATAAGCCACCGTATAGCTTCGATAGATCTTCCTTGGCGCTGGCGTTTTGTGTCGACATGCTTGCAGGAAGGGAAGATCTACGCTGCGGATCATTGTGAggtcttccaagtcaaagctGAGTTCTGCGCTTAGTGTGCGTTCAGGACCACAGATTGTCTATTACCAGTGTGTTTATGAAAATCTCGAACAGACAATGCAGTGCATACCCACCTCACCAAATATCTAACACTGGTCGCCTTCGCTTCAGTCACGACGGCAACTAAACCCTCCCTATTAGACCTCCTAATTTACTGTACCTCTTCAGCCGTTTCAGCGGTGTAGCTCCTAAGTTATGCACTTATCCATATTTACACTGGGTTAATAATGATTCGTTCCTGCCTTTTTATACCTTTGGTCTAACCTAGCTAGCATACATTAGATCATTACCAAATTGCGTATACGATCCGAATGCAAATGTACTGAAGATATTCTACGAAAGCTGGGTGATGGTGTACCCACTAATGCACCAATTCCCTGACTTCGTAGATGTAATCTAAGTTGGTGAATAGTCCACAGAGGTTGCGTAAGTAGTCCAGTTCGAATTCAACCTGTTTACAACGACTATCTTACCTGCTGTGACTGACACTCAGTCAAGCTCAAAGACAGATGATGGACGCGTGGGTATCTCGCGCATGAAGCGCATACGGTTGTAGATTTATTCAATCAAGTCAATGAGGCTAACTCAGACACGCGTATCATGGGTGGTGATTGTGCATGTTATATAGATGTTATTCTCCTTTCTGGCGAATTGTGTCCAGTTGAAGGGAAGCGCTAAATTGGTTCGTGCCAGAAGGTCCGAGGCAAGTTGCCACTGCCTTCGATCACTGATATTACCGGAAAGATGGCATAGCCTTGAACTTTAAGCGCCTAAGGCTTAACTTATGCATACACATCTCAAGACTACAAACTTTCCCTCATATTTGGCTCGGTTTGCGAGATCATGGAGCTCCTACTTCAGATGGTGGACTGACGTGGTTGGAGCGAGAATTGGAAGTCAGGTGCGAGGGGCTGAGGTCTCGAGTTTGCAAGCGATACCCGTTGAATTCGAATTGAACGTCGCCTCAAGTATATCCCATACATACGGTGCCAACGCTTGACTGCTGCGCTGGGTGGCGAAGAAGCATATCAAACGGTAGGACAACACGATACTCACAGAAGAGGTATTTTGACATTGTATGTGGCTGGAATTTGATAGAGATGTGGCTGAATGGCCCATCAAATTTCTTTAACAAGATACTGGAGGTGCTATTTGCTCCATAGGGTGACCCTGTGTCCTGCGGAAAGCCCAACGCCCACTCATCGCTGTGCAAAGTTGCATCGCGACTAAATACCCCTGCTGGAGCCCTATCCACTACTACCTCCTAAGCATCCGAGATATGCAGGCGTGCGCTTATTCTGGGAATACAAATATCGACGTTGGGGAAGATCCCATAGTTGATCCTTTGGTCGAAAATCTAGGTTTGTGGATAGATCCCATATTGTGTTGTTTAGTCGCATAGAGCTGATCAACACCAGAGCATCTAAAAGTGGACGATACCCGTATAAAGAGGGAGCAGAGCGATGAAAGTGATTCCGGTTCTAGTATATCGAGCAGATTACAATCGAGCCACAGCTCAACCACGCACACATACCCGAATATTAAATATCTACCTCGCACACGCGCAGTAAGTTATTTTTTACCTTGTTATCTTGTTTCGCCGGTCGCTGAAAGAAAGATACAGCCAAACTCGGAGAATATATCCATAAAAATTAGTTGGGAAGCTGGTCAGCTACTTCTCAACGATCGCGGTAAGATTAAGTTGTGGACTGCGGTCTGATGTAGCCGGTGCTCACCAACATTAATCGCAGTATTTTTCTGGCACTATGAACCCCCACAACTCCGTCGATTATATTGCTGGTGTATACATTACATACCGGTGGCTATGGGCATTGAAGCTGAGAGCCAGATATGGCACGTAGTGCTTACGAATACTGGTTTACCGTCCGATTTTCAGCTCGACCATAACTGCAGACTCCCGCACTCGAACTTTGTTGGTAACATTGGAATTGTAGGAAACTATCGTATGACGCTACCCAATCGTAGCTGTCCTAGGGCGCTCTCAAAGCTTTCCGATGGCAGCCCTGTGTCATTATACGAAGATATTCATCACGCCCGTCAGGAAGAGTATTCTATGGGGTTGATACCCCTGCCGACAGAACAGCATATGTACAGCTTCCCGATCCAAGGATTAGCAGTTAATATGGGTCTCGGCTCGCACATACCACTAGCGTTACCGCCACTGCTACCACCAGGCTTAATTAATGATAACATTGCTTCGCGATTCCACCAGGAGCCGAGTTCAAATCAAGAGGTTTTGGCTTCCGTAATGTTTACGGATTTTCAACCCAGCTCAAGACAGAGCCCTCAAGCACCGCCTGCTTCAGTGCTAGCCACAGAAGGGGAGACAGGCATTGTGAGCCCGGTAATCGTAGGAATGTTGATGGAAGTTGGCGACACGCCTCCTAGTGAAGAACAAGTCGCGGAGTTTACAAGGAGCTTTCGGAAGGACGGAGTCGGAAAAGGCGCAACTATGATCATCTGTCTTCATTGCCCGCAAGGCTCAGGTAAGAGTTTTATGCCGGACCTTAGGCCGTGGCATTTGAAGGTGAGATATCTAGGAAATGGTCGGAATGTGCTTCTCATTCCTTGTGCAGCGACATTTAATGAGTCATTTCCGGAAAGGAAAGTAACAATAAACAAGAGAGTACTAGCATGTGGTTAGATAACCAGATAGAAGAGCAAGAGTGAATATAATTAAACCACAAAGCGGTTCTTCAGGACCATCACAATCTACTGTCGGACTGTAGGATCCAAAATACAGCTATGTATGTATTCTACTGCTTTCTATGTAATCGTATTTGCTATTCAGAGAAACCACGTTGTTCAAGAGATGGAGGACACTGTTTTAGTCCCCACCAGCAAGGAGAATTGGAGGAAATGCTGAAATAAATGATTTTTTGCATTTAGACGTATGCGGGCTTATTGCTTAAATTCGAATAACCTATCATTAACATGACCAACCAGATCCGTAGCTAAAATTAGAAATATTTATCGGTCTGATATTCAGCGGCTTTTGCGAGCACGAATAGGGCCTAAAAAGCTGAACACATAAGAGTATTAAGGACAAAAAAAGAAGCCCCACGCGGGGCTCGAACCCGCAGCCTTGAGATTACATAGTACACAATACCGTAATGTGTTTTACTGCCGAGGCTTGTAAAAGTCTCACGCTCTACCGATTGAGCTAGCAGGGCTAATAACATAAGGGCATAGTCAAGATATATGATTTTTATGCTTGAGCGCTTGTGTAATATGCTTGATTGGTGGCTTTAGTTATATATTTCATCGGTTAGCCGCCTCAAGTAATTTCAACAATTTGTCCAATTTACAAGCCCCAATGTTTAAAAGGCTTATCCTACTTACGGGCTCATTCTAATCTTCAGAAATTTTCGAGATCACAACGGCCGCGATAACATGATCACCGCAGCGTGGAGCAATTCTGGTGGTAATTATACAGTTCTCTGGATCGAGTGGACTTGAATGGATCAGGTTGATACCAAGGGATGAAAAGTAGCTACATCAATAACTGTCCAAAGTAAAATGGACCTTCGACCCTTTAACTTTGAACTAGAGCCCACGCTTAGCTTTGTCTATAATCCAAAACAATTAAACGGCTTGTGTGTATGGCGTTGGGCCTACTCAGCGAGATCACCTATTTCTCCAAAATGTATTACTTGACTCCAGAGTACTCTGGAGCACTCTGGAGTTAAGTCACCCAATTGGAGAATTCTAGAGAACCCCAGAGAAAACAGTGAATTGGTCGAGTATAATCAATAGTGCCGTCAATTCAACTTGGTCACCCTTAGTCTTCAATTAAATTTGGTTGTTCTTAGGTCGGATACTCTATGGGAAATATCTCCTTTACTCATTACCCAGGCTGAAAAGCCGGGTCTTTCCCCTAGAACCCTGGTGCAGACGCCAATGACGACCTGGATGTGCTCGATGCAGCGGAGTGAACTATACGAACTGCTGCAATGTGTGGTCAAGTCTAGGAGTTCAGGAGAGACGAACACCACCGCAATGGAAGATCGATAGCTCTTGGGTGCTGTGGAACAAAACAAATCTGTGTATCATGGATAAACTCAAGTCGGGTGATGAATATCGCTCGAGTTCTGAGATACTCTAGCATTTTTCATCCAAGGGATAAACCTTTATTCACCACAAAGAAGTTACCAGAAATAACCTCATTTTCTCAACTAGTGCTTAACCAAGACTTCTAAAACCAACTGGAATAATCATTTCGGGTGGGTATCTGACTAATGATATATGGTGGCTATACCTTCGAACCCTTTCAGTATAGCCACGTTGTGCACAAGTGGCAATTCCAGCATCCGTCCAAATCCGGGAAATCTTATAAACAAGGCCAGACCACCTGGATTACGTGGCTCGTGGCATCGCCTTTTGTTTCTCAACGCCCACGATTCTCAATAACCGAGTAGTCCTTGAACATACCGTACGGGAACCACTGTACTGACTTTCACAACATCGCGCCATGTCAACAATATGCCCTTCGCTGCTTGCAAAAGGGTTTTGCCTAAACGATGCATGTCGACTGCGACATGATACCTCAAACTTTTGCATGTCCTGCAACGTTGCATTAAACACAACAGCAGAGTATAATAATCATATCAAGACAAACGCTCATATACAGGCATTAGATACGCCGCAATGGTTAAAATGCGAGCCCTGTGACTTCTACTACCGCAGAGGCACTCGTGAACAAACTAGTCACGAGAATAGCAGCGCACACAATCGGAATATCATACACCTCCCAATCGGCGCAGACACCCCGGTTGTCGAAGTTGATGTACCTCCCAACTGGACATCTTGCGATGCATGTAGAAGGAAGTTCCCATCATCAGACTGGGACAGTCACTGTCAAAGCGGTACACATATTACTCGACAACGCGTATTTGATTACAACAATGCACTAATGAAAAGTCAAT
Proteins encoded:
- a CDS encoding TatD DNase family protein, with protein sequence MGKKSKAPKLPETCLDVPQVGSLAGIQVTPIYDTHTHLHSTFEAYRKEYPEGRYTTIPEFVKGYYTRATEQSQSIHIPVKSLVDVWCEAPILKEWRTLADSALTPESRAEKWGDIEYHFVMGVHPHEAQYYNDEVEAELLEAMKHPRNVGLGEIGLDYHYNNSPQDVQKEVLVRQIKHAINLGKPLTIHTREADDDIWDILSNNVPKDWKIHIHCFTDSPVLAKKLLDHFPNLYIGITGVITYSTNENTAAVVRMLATSAPVDPSRSPLRILLETDAPYMVPANLTKHQQQTMGLKSNARMPLCHAGMIPWTAEFVASAANQGVVDQVVKEVENGGVKEVEGASEASDKKVWTAAEVMKIARENAKHVYGV